GTTTACAGTGgtcatatttatttgtacaaaCTATTCATATTAAAGTATGTATGGGTGTtacatgattatttaaaaatttatgggAACGAAAATGTTACACACATTACTGAAATAAAATctcaaattattgttttgtttattgaattataatatttaagctAGCTCAACAGTTCtccataaaatgtaaaaaaaaaacgattagcTTGATTGGAGGTTTGAggaaataatgtatttgttgttgaCATAGATTAGAACATAACAGTTCATGGAACATACACAATAATGTGTTTACTTAATGTTTCAGCATAAGTAATACATAATCAATTATGGAGTATAATTgctaaattaatatacattatcttagactgatatttttatttttaataacttggaaaaaattaatcataacACAATTAaacttctataaataaaataatcaaatagtTTTCATTGTAGCATGTCTCGCGACAATCTATAttgatgaaataaataatatgtttcaacctaatataaataaaatggagGCAACAACATTGATCCTGTACACCCCTAACTTACAAACTGATGGCCAAGACCTGAGAAAATATTAGTAGTACTTCAAAGTGATCAGGTGCTGATCGAAGTGATAAGCTAAAAGAAGGATATTATAAGTAACATTAAGAGAAGTTGGTAGATCTCTTAATATATCTATAAGTAAATATAGgttatattcttattaaataagaaGTTTTGTTTCATAATATGCTGTAACACAGTTCTAGTTTCTTTAgtgacaattaaaaaaaactggttCTATATTTGATTCCAAATGTATATTTACTAGTTTGTGGGCGCATCGTTTTTTAAAGAACcaatttatttacaagaaTGGGGGCAAACAACTTGGTATTtagaaataagttttattgccGCTCATGGACTCGCACTAGGTAACAAGAAGTAActgaaatcaatattatacTTACCATAAAGTTATTACATGTGTAAAAggttaactaaaaatatgttagaAGTTTTAGCTCTATTGACAAGAAGCTTTAAGTCAAAGTAACAGGGAAGTATAAACACCATTATCCTAACATAGTAATTACAATggtaacaattaatttttttattgcatgtTTGGCCCCATCCGGGATTTCAACCAGAGGCTTTACAATGGACAATTCAGTTATACAGAAATACCGTACACAACACGGAATTCAAATCAATCCCAACTACTAATAAGAAAGTTACTTAGGGCTACAATTGAACCCCAAAGCTAGTTGgtatgaaataaatagtaaacacatacattaaactttttatttatgtgctAAATTCAAGCATAAGAAATGACAAGTTCTCtcttaattaacatttaatctAACTTTaagcttattatttttttgtcccTCAAGCGGTATTCATATACCACATATCCTTATGCATAATTTGTCAAATCAGGTTTGTCATATGAAACAGCTTACATGTTTATACCACTATTACTATTAGATTATTCTAATaccatttaattataaatgaaaaacattTAAGTACAAAGGAATCAAAGATCAATTTCATAGAGGAAAAATTCATTGAGATAATTttacaagttaaaaaaaaaatgtttaaatagaaGATATTGTAGAGACAgtagatattaaaattcattgacatagagaaattttgtaacaataataataacaattcattttaaatattgtaaacataattaagAATGCATTTGTTTTATCATGAATCACAAAAGCTATTACATTCAACATATGGAGGAGGAATCatacattacaatatataaatctttacaaaaaatttgaaaacaaggtaaatctttacaaaaaattacccaatataaataaaatttaacttgatcattttataaaactctTAATATTATGCTATccaatataatgttaattaataattatgtttacattacaGGGTAAACCATTGCAGCCATGTAACCAACTTATACAGTTGGATATATAAACTGTTTTCCTTATAGTGAggataaattatgtttttatttccgTCACAGTTGGTTATGATAGAATCAGTACCAATGTCTCTACGAGCCAAAACTCCATCACAATCACATAACTTTAATTCCTTGGTGAAGCATATACGAATTTCTGACATATAACTTTCTCCATCCATTTTTCTGCATTCAATGGCTGGATCAATATTAAGGGATTTCTTAACAGCATTGTTTATATCCGTTATATGGTAATCATCAGTGTTGGAAGCTATTATACCAGCGTCACTTAAAATCCTAGCCATAGAGTATTTTTCCAACCAATCAAGGCCTATGGAAAAATACTTCAATTCAGAATTTAAAGGTTCCAGTTGTGCTGCACAGGTACCATGTTTGGTCCATTCATGAGCCCAGAGTGCATAGTTAGAAGTTCCTAAAACACATAtttcaattgaaaattttaacaactccgataatagtaataatataattgagtATTAATAATGCATACCATTAAAAATGTTAGTCCATTCTTCCAATAGTTTATCCTCAATAGGCCTAATCTTTTCAGGGTCAAATAACCAAGTTCTATTACAGTTGGCAGGACCAATTGTTCCAAGTTTAGTTGGCCATATGCCATGGACAGACCAGGCATCATTTTTATGTGGCATTGTACATTTATGCCGAGGGTTCATCTTTTTCCATTCCTTACAAACCGTAGCGGGCCAGCtttgtgtaaatattaataaatcgaAATCATGGTTTATTTGATGTGTAAACTGTAAACTAATAACAGTGTGTTAACaagaaatttacaaaaaaaaaaattatatatttaataaccacttaccaattaaataaaaaagcaattattacaaaggaattcattatttgtaaaataaattcatttataatatatatacaaattcaTTAAggtgtaaaatgtaaaaatatgtaaataacaaaatttaatccaTTGTCATGTTATCTTCGTATTCAAACAGTGTTGCCAGatccaaatttaattttccgggaggtatatctataaaaatccGGGAGTCTTAtggtaaaattacaaaaataatcgggagagttttaatacatatttttattaagtttctgTAAAATTTGGTCTTTAATTTCGAAATTGAAGCAATtagaatttttcaaaatgttttttgtatgcAGGACTCCCGATATTACCGGGGTAGAGAGTTGGTTCCGTAACTTTGTTttcgttaaatttatttgcgaAAACAGCCTTTCCACAGATGCACTTGAGTGTGGCAAGCACATAAAACTCAAAACTGTCAAAGTTAAATTTGGAAACATTTTTCTGCCATCACCCAAATGCATCTGGGCTATCTTTTTCCAGAAAGCTCCTACTTCTAAATTTTCATCTTCAGTATTTAACTTCGTATTCCGAAGAAGCCGCCATTCGGTGTCAATCTGTTGAATAACATTTGAAGGTGCTATATTTGGGAACCTTCCCAATATGTCAGCGATGGATAGTATTTTGCCACTACAAACTATTTTTGGATCCATAAATtccatttttttcaaaatttccaTATCGTCTTCAAATGGAAATCGCTGTAATAGTTGTTTAATTGCCTCAATGTAAAACTCTAAACAGCGGaacttgaatttttttatttcttcggGACTGATTGTTAATGTTGGTGAAGATAATGTCGCCCCTACTTCAGCGCCTAAATACCAATCTTTTATATCCATGTACTTTCTGGGATTTTTATAGTCGATGTTTTTGTGATCATTTCTTGAAATGTATTCTTCTTTCACATAACATCCCAAAATTGTGTAGATTACGGTCATCACCCTGTTGTAAATTATGTGTACATTTGTATTTTCTGATTGCATGGTTCTGTTTAGTTCGTTGAATATTCCTAAGGCATACGCCATAAATTGCAGATATAGCTTGTTCACTGGATTTTCTATCATTCTCAATATGTTTTCTGCAGCTTTAATACGGTCGCTGAAAATAGCGTCCCTAAAGTACAACTTTAAGGCTTCGTATTGTTCTAGCAACCTCTTTACTACTGCCTCTAAAGAGAGCCATCTTGTTTGAGAAGGTTGCAGCAATTTGTGTGGTTTTAATTCCAAAAATTCTTGGAATTCTTTCAACAAGCCGGTACGTTTTGGGCTACCATTCAAATAGTTATACACATCCCGTGCTAGATCTTCGGGTTCTCGAGgcaattttatctatatatccGGTTTGTCTATGTTCTCTGAATTCCAAAGGTTTGCTGTTTTATATTCAACTTTATTCCATTCCATCAAGGCATACTTTACGCTACATACTTTACAAACTCATTACTTTTGTGATTCGTTCGGTGGTTCGGTGATTCGTTTCACGCAGTAGAGGCAGTGTTTTTAGTAACTTGAGTTGAATCTGTGGaacagtaaattaaaatcGGGAGGTTTAATTAAGGATCCGGGATATCGGGAGACATTTAGTAAAATCGGGAGAACTCCCGGAAAATCGGGAGACCTGGCAGCAGTGTATTCAaaacatgacaattgacaactGGTATTCGGCCAAGTCACAGTCATTCATTAGACATGTAAATTGTCTGCTAAGCGCTTCCAGAGATACAAATTACAAAGCTACTTGCGAAACGTATTCACTACGAGAAagcaatttgtttaattaaaattgattacCACATTGGTAACAATTATGATTATCACGGACTTATCGAATTATCTGCCTTATATATTAACTGACtttgatttaatttcattgaaaAATTTTGTTTGGTGGATTCGTAAATTGCGACTCGTAGCCATAACTTAACTTTTCTTTTATCTTCTGTTACCtatgcaaatattaaatatta
Above is a genomic segment from Pieris napi chromosome 7, ilPieNapi1.2, whole genome shotgun sequence containing:
- the LOC125050894 gene encoding ribonuclease Oy, producing the protein MNSFVIIAFLFNCLQFTHQINHDFDLLIFTQSWPATVCKEWKKMNPRHKCTMPHKNDAWSVHGIWPTKLGTIGPANCNRTWLFDPEKIRPIEDKLLEEWTNIFNGTSNYALWAHEWTKHGTCAAQLEPLNSELKYFSIGLDWLEKYSMARILSDAGIIASNTDDYHITDINNAVKKSLNIDPAIECRKMDGESYMSEIRICFTKELKLCDCDGVLARRDIGTDSIITNCDGNKNIIYPHYKENSLYIQLYKLVTWLQWFTL